In one window of Candidatus Omnitrophota bacterium DNA:
- a CDS encoding chemotaxis protein CheB: MPNNRNKNLVNSKPCSIVCVGASAGGLEALISLFNALPKNIDMAFVLIQHLEPLHKSALAEILSRGSSLNISEAKNNIKVEPAHVYIIPPNTRMAISKGKLRITSRIKRTDGKYLPIDFFMTSLAQDQREKAVGIILSGTGSDGTLGAKAIKDKGGFVFAQDENTAQYFSMPESAIAGGAVDFVLEPKEIARKLLHLRTHGYSRPLKRAVKNFSEQNNLKRILGLLRDLMGVDFMHYKKTTIDRRIARQMSFHNIKNHADYYNYLKKNPAEVNALGKDILIPVTYFFRDPEIFTALRKKLSLLVGNKRSPQDPIRLWVPACSSGEEAYSLAIFLYEFLEERKVKPYLQVFGTDLSEALIEKARAGVYAQDISTRVSAERLRRFFTKTETGYKIAKHIRDLCIFAKHDITTAPPLSNMDIVSCRNLLIYLDELLQNKALSLFHYALKPNGLLVLGTAESVSAVPGLFTAVDKKQKIYSKNITPRKGMPMILESKTGSAAPLKMGKKVLPKRRLDKPFKITHSKKLRIPKAAGSDKRITGAAEKDIVKLRKEFAHTEQRLNAISEEKDTFNEELKAANEEIQSSNEELQSMNEELETSKEELQSTNEELLTLNEELQNKNADLTSLNSDLNNVFSSTSIPIIIVGNDLRIKRFTPTARKVMNLIPTDVDRPIGDIKLNIDIYNLEEMILGVIEDMAQKELEIKDKEGRWYSMRIRPYRTIDNKIEGAVMALIDIDALKRTREEVQGSLNYTEAIIATMREPLVVLDKDLRILSANKSFCDVFRTQVSDVKNKLFYELGGHQWDKPELRKLLEEVLPKKIRFNSFEISFDFPSIGQKTMLLNGRQIKLHGKDSPLILLVMEDITKRKKAEDILKRDNKTLDKMIEKRSRELVRLKLELLKSKHLSAMGTLGATVAHELRNPLAHMTISIYRIKKIIKDPFVEEILRDIDARVSESNHIINNILLYSRSTIACYENVKINEILEKSLEEECQKFLAKRISVKKKIDRTKDLSIDADPVRIKELFRNILNNAIEAIHADAGMIEIVSNINDSTVNILIKDNGEGIAGKDLKNITNLFFTTKAKGTGLGLAVCQQVVNLHGGSITFKSAKGKGTTVAITLPIHKRKDA, from the coding sequence GTGCCTAACAACCGCAATAAGAATCTTGTCAACAGTAAGCCATGCTCCATAGTCTGCGTTGGTGCCTCTGCAGGTGGATTAGAGGCGTTGATTTCGCTGTTTAATGCCTTGCCCAAAAATATTGATATGGCCTTTGTGCTGATCCAGCATTTGGAACCGCTGCATAAGAGCGCATTAGCTGAGATTCTTTCCAGGGGATCGTCTTTAAATATCAGTGAAGCAAAGAATAATATAAAAGTTGAACCTGCACACGTCTACATTATCCCGCCCAATACTCGTATGGCGATTTCTAAGGGGAAGTTAAGAATCACTTCCCGTATAAAACGCACGGATGGTAAATATTTGCCTATTGATTTTTTTATGACTTCACTGGCGCAAGATCAAAGAGAAAAGGCAGTCGGCATTATACTTTCAGGAACGGGCTCTGACGGGACGCTGGGCGCAAAAGCGATTAAAGACAAGGGCGGTTTTGTCTTCGCGCAAGATGAAAATACGGCGCAGTATTTTTCAATGCCCGAGAGCGCCATAGCCGGCGGCGCGGTTGATTTTGTTTTAGAACCAAAAGAGATCGCGCGAAAACTGCTACACCTGAGGACTCATGGATATAGCCGTCCTTTAAAACGAGCTGTTAAGAATTTTAGTGAACAAAACAATCTTAAACGGATACTTGGTTTGCTGCGGGATCTTATGGGAGTGGACTTCATGCATTATAAAAAAACCACGATTGACCGGCGCATTGCCCGGCAGATGTCGTTCCATAATATTAAAAATCATGCCGATTATTATAACTATCTTAAAAAGAATCCGGCTGAAGTCAATGCCCTGGGTAAGGATATTCTTATTCCCGTTACGTATTTTTTCCGCGATCCAGAAATATTTACGGCATTAAGAAAAAAATTATCTTTGCTTGTCGGCAATAAACGCTCGCCTCAAGACCCGATACGGTTGTGGGTGCCCGCGTGTTCATCCGGTGAGGAAGCTTATTCGCTTGCCATATTTCTTTATGAGTTTTTAGAAGAGAGAAAGGTTAAGCCCTATTTACAGGTTTTTGGCACAGACTTAAGCGAAGCGCTTATCGAGAAAGCGCGCGCCGGCGTATATGCCCAAGATATTTCTACGCGCGTCTCAGCCGAGCGGCTGCGTCGTTTTTTTACAAAAACCGAAACAGGCTATAAGATCGCCAAGCATATACGCGATTTGTGCATATTTGCAAAGCACGACATAACAACTGCCCCGCCATTGTCAAATATGGATATCGTAAGCTGCCGCAACCTGCTTATCTACCTCGATGAATTATTGCAAAACAAAGCATTGTCATTGTTTCACTACGCTCTTAAGCCCAATGGCCTTCTTGTCCTTGGAACGGCGGAATCGGTTTCGGCCGTGCCGGGCCTTTTTACCGCTGTTGATAAAAAACAGAAAATTTATTCGAAGAATATTACCCCTCGGAAAGGGATGCCCATGATTTTAGAATCAAAAACCGGATCAGCGGCGCCTTTAAAAATGGGAAAAAAAGTTTTGCCTAAAAGAAGACTGGATAAGCCGTTTAAAATCACCCATTCAAAGAAGTTGAGAATACCAAAGGCAGCCGGATCTGATAAAAGGATTACTGGAGCGGCCGAGAAGGATATTGTGAAGTTAAGAAAGGAATTTGCTCACACGGAGCAGCGCCTGAATGCAATCAGCGAAGAGAAAGATACTTTTAATGAAGAGTTAAAGGCAGCAAACGAAGAGATCCAGTCCAGCAATGAAGAATTACAGAGCATGAATGAAGAGCTTGAGACATCCAAAGAAGAGCTCCAGTCAACCAATGAAGAGCTGCTCACGCTCAATGAGGAACTGCAGAATAAAAATGCTGATTTAACCAGTCTCAATAGCGATCTGAATAATGTTTTCTCCAGCACGAGCATTCCGATCATCATCGTGGGTAATGATCTGCGGATTAAGCGTTTTACCCCTACAGCAAGAAAAGTGATGAATTTGATACCGACCGATGTGGACCGGCCGATCGGCGATATTAAACTTAACATTGATATCTACAATTTAGAAGAAATGATCCTGGGCGTCATCGAAGATATGGCCCAAAAGGAATTAGAAATAAAGGATAAAGAAGGGCGATGGTATTCCATGCGTATACGGCCTTACCGGACCATAGATAATAAAATCGAGGGTGCGGTCATGGCGTTGATTGATATCGATGCACTTAAAAGGACCCGGGAAGAGGTGCAGGGCTCCCTCAATTATACGGAGGCCATTATCGCGACCATGAGAGAACCTCTGGTGGTCTTGGATAAAGACCTGCGCATCCTGTCGGCTAATAAATCCTTTTGTGATGTGTTCAGGACCCAGGTATCTGACGTAAAAAACAAGCTGTTCTATGAGCTTGGAGGACATCAGTGGGACAAGCCTGAGTTGCGGAAATTGCTTGAGGAGGTATTGCCTAAGAAGATTCGTTTTAATAGCTTTGAGATATCCTTTGATTTTCCAAGCATAGGGCAAAAGACCATGCTCCTCAACGGACGCCAGATCAAATTACATGGCAAAGACAGTCCTTTGATCCTTTTGGTCATGGAAGATATAACCAAACGTAAAAAAGCCGAAGATATCTTGAAACGGGACAACAAAACGTTGGATAAAATGATTGAAAAAAGGTCCAGGGAATTAGTGCGCCTTAAGCTGGAACTGTTAAAGTCAAAACACCTTTCCGCTATGGGGACATTGGGCGCTACCGTCGCTCATGAGCTGCGCAACCCTTTGGCGCATATGACAATATCGATATACCGCATTAAAAAAATCATCAAAGATCCTTTCGTTGAAGAAATTTTAAGGGACATAGACGCGCGAGTTTCAGAAAGCAATCACATCATAAATAATATTCTATTGTATTCAAGGTCAACAATAGCTTGCTATGAAAATGTCAAGATCAACGAGATCCTCGAGAAGTCTCTTGAAGAAGAGTGCCAGAAGTTTTTAGCGAAAAGAATATCTGTTAAGAAGAAAATAGATCGCACAAAAGATTTGTCCATTGACGCCGATCCTGTTCGGATAAAAGAGTTATTCCGCAATATCTTGAATAATGCGATAGAGGCGATTCATGCGGATGCCGGCATGATAGAGATCGTGTCAAATATCAACGATTCCACGGTGAATATTTTGATAAAAGACAATGGGGAAGGGATAGCCGGGAAGGATTTAAAGAATATTACAAATCTTTTTTTTACGACTAAGGCAAAAGGCACGGGTCTTGGTTTGGCGGTATGCCAACAGGTGGTTAACCTTCACGGCGGATCAATAACCTTTAAAAGTGCTAAGGGAAAAGGCACAACGGTCGCCATAACGCTGCCAATACACAAGAGAAAAGATGCCTAA
- a CDS encoding DUF302 domain-containing protein, giving the protein MNYGFTKELNVSFSQAVEKATAELKKEGFGVLTKIDLKEKFKERLGVDISNYVILGACNPASAHKAIQAEENIGLMLPCNVIVYERGDKVVLSVIKPTVGMAVIQNDELRKIAEAVEIQLKRAFDSL; this is encoded by the coding sequence ATCAATTATGGATTTACAAAAGAGTTGAATGTCTCCTTTTCTCAGGCAGTTGAAAAAGCAACAGCGGAATTGAAAAAAGAAGGATTTGGAGTTCTGACGAAGATTGATCTGAAGGAGAAGTTTAAGGAAAGATTGGGCGTTGATATTAGCAACTATGTCATTCTCGGCGCCTGTAACCCAGCAAGCGCCCACAAGGCCATACAAGCCGAAGAGAACATCGGTTTGATGCTGCCCTGTAATGTTATTGTTTATGAGCGAGGGGACAAAGTCGTCCTTTCGGTCATAAAGCCGACGGTTGGAATGGCGGTGATCCAGAATGATGAATTAAGGAAAATTGCCGAGGCGGTGGAAATCCAGCTGAAAAGAGCATTTGATTCACTGTAA
- a CDS encoding copper-translocating P-type ATPase — MNNANQIKSRNLTKDNIIVIYTCPMHPEIEQDHPGNCPKCGMPLVPKNTGNAHAEEKKEGRSPINSVSGLYTCPMHPEIEQDHPGNCPKCGMPLVPKNTGNAHAEEKKEGRSPINPASGVYTCPMHPEIEQDHPGNCPKCGMTLVSKNIENAEEEEQKESRSLARKFWIGSVFAVPVFVLALQEMIPAFSFKGVISSKLSGWLQLILATPVVFWSGGFFYTRAWKSIVNRSLNMFTLIAMGVGSAYFYSAAAVLFPQIFPESFRMGENLGLYFEAAAVITVLVILGQYLEARARTQTGQAIKALLGLAAKNAHRLKDGKEEEIPVDDIQKGDFLRVRPGEKVPLDGMITEGKSTLDESMISGEPMPVEKKAGDRVIGATVNQTGTFVMETEKVGSETLLSQIIHMVSDAQRSRAPIQGLADKVAGYFVPVVIVVSLITFIIWLMWGPKPALAYALVNAISVLIIACPCALGLATPMSIMVGVGRGAQSGILVKNAESLEKAEKITHVLTDKTGTLTEGKPRVTSNYLSMGLDEKYFLEIAGSLEKNSEHPLARAVVDCAKEKGINFKDVEGFESVTGGGVKGKLNGQDVFLGKDKFIEGLTGKLPDDLLKQAADFQEKAQTVVWVGVDKKVIGILGISDPIKKTSFAAIEELHRLGLKVIMLTGDNKKTAQVIAKEMKIDDVRAELAPQDKQNIVKELKQQGALVMMAGDGINDAPALAEAEVGVAMGTGTDVAIKSAGITLVKGDLQGIVKALKLSRVVMRNIRQNLFFAFIYNAVGVPVAAGILYPFFGLLLSPMIAGAAMSFSSVSVVGNSLRLRRIKL, encoded by the coding sequence GTGAATAATGCAAACCAGATCAAATCCCGTAATCTAACAAAGGATAATATCATTGTGATTTACACTTGTCCGATGCACCCGGAAATTGAACAAGATCATCCGGGAAATTGCCCCAAGTGCGGCATGCCCCTTGTGCCTAAAAATACAGGGAATGCGCATGCAGAAGAGAAAAAAGAGGGTCGTTCCCCTATCAATTCCGTCAGTGGTCTTTATACCTGTCCGATGCACCCGGAAATTGAACAAGATCATCCGGGAAATTGCCCTAAGTGCGGCATGCCCCTTGTGCCTAAAAATACAGGGAATGCGCATGCAGAAGAGAAAAAAGAGGGTCGTTCCCCTATCAATCCCGCCAGTGGTGTTTACACCTGCCCGATGCACCCGGAAATTGAGCAGGATCATCCCGGGAATTGCCCCAAGTGCGGCATGACCCTTGTATCCAAAAACATCGAGAACGCCGAAGAGGAGGAGCAAAAGGAGAGTCGTTCCCTCGCGCGCAAATTTTGGATCGGATCAGTTTTCGCGGTCCCGGTTTTTGTTTTAGCCCTGCAGGAAATGATTCCGGCCTTCAGTTTTAAAGGAGTTATTTCGTCTAAACTCTCCGGATGGCTTCAATTGATTTTAGCAACTCCAGTTGTTTTCTGGTCTGGGGGTTTTTTTTATACAAGGGCGTGGAAATCCATTGTTAATCGCAGCTTGAATATGTTTACGCTTATTGCCATGGGCGTGGGTTCTGCCTATTTTTATAGCGCCGCGGCTGTTCTCTTCCCGCAAATATTCCCGGAATCATTTCGAATGGGTGAAAATTTAGGGCTTTATTTTGAGGCAGCTGCCGTTATTACGGTTTTGGTTATTCTCGGACAATATTTGGAGGCGAGAGCCAGAACTCAAACTGGCCAGGCGATCAAGGCGCTGTTAGGATTGGCGGCAAAGAATGCGCATCGTTTAAAAGATGGGAAAGAGGAAGAAATCCCGGTTGACGATATTCAGAAAGGTGATTTTTTGCGCGTCCGCCCGGGAGAAAAAGTTCCGCTGGACGGTATGATTACAGAAGGAAAGAGCACCCTTGATGAGTCGATGATTTCCGGAGAGCCTATGCCGGTTGAGAAAAAAGCAGGTGACCGCGTGATCGGGGCCACTGTTAATCAAACCGGCACGTTTGTGATGGAAACCGAAAAAGTCGGGTCCGAAACATTATTGTCGCAGATCATTCATATGGTTTCGGACGCGCAACGGAGCCGCGCTCCGATTCAGGGATTGGCTGATAAAGTGGCTGGATATTTTGTTCCGGTTGTTATTGTGGTCTCCTTGATAACATTCATTATTTGGCTCATGTGGGGACCAAAACCAGCTCTGGCCTATGCTTTGGTGAATGCCATTTCTGTGCTCATCATTGCTTGTCCCTGTGCCTTGGGGTTAGCGACTCCGATGTCCATTATGGTTGGTGTCGGCCGTGGCGCGCAGTCGGGGATCCTGGTGAAAAATGCGGAATCTCTCGAGAAAGCCGAGAAGATCACGCATGTCTTAACCGATAAAACCGGAACCTTGACCGAAGGAAAACCCCGCGTGACGTCCAATTATTTATCGATGGGACTTGATGAGAAATATTTTCTTGAGATAGCGGGATCCTTGGAAAAAAATAGCGAGCATCCCTTGGCCAGGGCCGTGGTTGATTGCGCAAAGGAAAAAGGAATTAACTTCAAAGATGTTGAGGGTTTTGAATCTGTGACCGGAGGAGGGGTCAAGGGAAAATTAAACGGCCAAGATGTATTCTTAGGTAAAGATAAATTCATTGAAGGGCTGACCGGGAAACTCCCCGATGATTTACTGAAGCAGGCTGCAGATTTTCAGGAGAAAGCGCAGACGGTAGTGTGGGTCGGGGTGGACAAAAAAGTCATTGGGATCTTGGGGATTTCTGACCCTATAAAGAAGACCAGTTTTGCGGCCATTGAAGAACTGCACCGTTTGGGGTTAAAAGTCATTATGTTGACCGGGGATAATAAGAAGACAGCGCAGGTCATTGCTAAGGAAATGAAGATCGATGATGTCCGGGCAGAATTAGCGCCGCAAGATAAACAGAACATTGTTAAAGAGCTCAAACAGCAGGGGGCCTTAGTTATGATGGCCGGAGATGGGATCAATGATGCTCCGGCGTTAGCCGAAGCCGAGGTGGGTGTAGCGATGGGGACAGGGACCGACGTTGCGATCAAAAGCGCCGGGATCACGTTGGTTAAAGGCGATCTCCAGGGGATTGTCAAAGCGCTGAAATTAAGCCGGGTCGTGATGCGAAATATCCGGCAGAATCTGTTTTTCGCTTTTATTTATAATGCGGTCGGAGTTCCTGTGGCTGCGGGAATTCTGTATCCGTTTTTCGGGTTGCTGTTAAGCCCGATGATCGCCGGGGCAGCCATGAGCTTTAGTTCGGTTTCGGTTGTGGGAAACTCTTTGAGGTTGCGCCGGATAAAACTTTAA
- a CDS encoding lmo0937 family membrane protein yields the protein MLYTIVVILAVLWLLGLVSSYTMGGLIHILLVIAVILVVFNLLSGRKTL from the coding sequence ATGTTATACACAATTGTAGTTATTCTCGCGGTGCTTTGGTTGCTGGGGTTGGTTTCGTCGTACACGATGGGCGGGCTTATTCACATCTTGCTCGTTATTGCCGTTATCTTGGTTGTTTTTAATCTCCTCAGCGGCCGAAAAACGCTTTAA
- a CDS encoding DUF2934 domain-containing protein yields MSKHEHKNRAERLYSNAHGSSPINYEKTTRQASEPSPSVNIQTRAAADKSSIQLKAYQIYQEKGGTDLDNWLEAERMLRDDHN; encoded by the coding sequence ATGTCAAAGCATGAACATAAGAACAGGGCAGAGCGTCTTTACAGCAATGCCCACGGCTCATCGCCAATTAATTACGAGAAAACCACTCGTCAAGCGAGCGAGCCAAGTCCATCGGTAAATATTCAAACAAGGGCGGCCGCAGATAAGAGTTCTATACAGCTTAAGGCTTATCAGATTTATCAAGAAAAAGGGGGGACTGATCTGGATAATTGGTTGGAAGCAGAGCGGATGTTAAGGGATGACCATAATTAA
- a CDS encoding NAD(P)H-dependent oxidoreductase has protein sequence MAYLPKILAFAGSTRTDSFNKKLVKIAAAGAQAAGAQVTCVDLRDFPMPLYDGDLEIKEGIPASVQKFKEILLAHQGLLISSPEYNSSIPGVLKNAIDWASRALPGEAPLSCFTKKVAGLLSASPGALGGLRALVHVRTILQNIKVLVLPDQIAVSKAHEAFNADGSLKDIKQQKSVEELSADLVQILRKLND, from the coding sequence ATGGCCTACCTACCCAAAATCCTGGCATTTGCCGGCAGCACACGCACAGATTCCTTTAATAAGAAATTGGTTAAAATTGCGGCGGCCGGAGCACAAGCGGCAGGCGCCCAAGTAACTTGCGTTGATCTGCGGGACTTCCCAATGCCGCTTTACGATGGGGATTTGGAAATTAAAGAAGGCATCCCCGCCAGCGTACAGAAATTTAAAGAAATTTTACTCGCGCATCAAGGACTCCTTATTTCTTCTCCCGAATACAACAGCTCCATTCCCGGTGTTTTAAAAAATGCCATTGATTGGGCCTCCCGCGCGCTTCCCGGCGAAGCGCCGCTATCCTGTTTTACCAAGAAAGTGGCGGGCCTTTTAAGCGCGTCACCCGGGGCTTTGGGTGGTTTGAGGGCTTTGGTTCACGTTCGTACAATTTTGCAGAACATTAAGGTCCTTGTTTTGCCGGATCAAATCGCTGTTTCGAAAGCTCATGAGGCTTTTAATGCGGACGGTTCGCTCAAAGATATTAAACAGCAGAAGTCTGTCGAGGAACTTAGCGCCGATCTTGTTCAGATACTTAGGAAATTAAACGATTGA
- a CDS encoding DUF883 domain-containing protein, with the protein MIQTEIKPRDSSIKITEALELLNEAAQERKDELKGLFTDKYSHIKQALIAEAEQGRQIFDKAKHLTEDAIVDGEKKIKKVVSEADKRVHQDPWPYIVNAAAFSLLLGYLVGSSRK; encoded by the coding sequence ATGATACAGACAGAAATTAAACCTAGAGATAGTAGCATCAAGATTACGGAGGCCCTCGAATTGCTCAATGAGGCTGCCCAGGAGAGAAAAGATGAATTAAAAGGGCTATTCACTGACAAATATTCCCATATCAAGCAGGCGTTGATCGCTGAAGCGGAACAAGGCAGGCAAATTTTCGATAAGGCAAAGCACTTAACTGAAGATGCCATTGTCGACGGCGAAAAGAAAATAAAAAAGGTTGTGAGTGAGGCCGATAAGAGGGTGCATCAAGATCCGTGGCCCTACATCGTCAATGCAGCGGCATTTTCTCTTCTTTTAGGATATTTAGTGGGTTCAAGCCGCAAATAA
- a CDS encoding dual specificity protein phosphatase, which yields MIDISKVTDYLYVGSRIGKDHADELKVLNFSLIISMIGQMAPDEIYTLPPFKTLWIRTYDTFFTPISVKKLLVGTQAALPVIQNNGKVLIFCLQGRRRSIAMAAAILISMGHTSEQAINLLTTAREVADPRRWYIQIQIRAFEKYWQKNKSPQNHAQKS from the coding sequence ATGATTGATATATCCAAAGTAACCGATTACTTATACGTCGGCTCCAGGATCGGGAAAGACCATGCTGATGAATTGAAGGTTTTAAATTTCAGCCTGATTATTTCCATGATCGGACAAATGGCGCCGGATGAGATCTACACCCTTCCTCCATTTAAAACATTATGGATCAGAACCTATGACACATTTTTTACTCCCATCTCAGTCAAGAAATTGCTTGTGGGGACCCAAGCAGCCTTGCCGGTCATTCAAAATAACGGTAAGGTTCTGATTTTTTGCCTGCAAGGCAGGCGTCGAAGCATTGCCATGGCAGCCGCCATCCTTATCAGCATGGGTCATACCAGTGAACAGGCCATCAACTTATTGACCACTGCTCGCGAGGTAGCTGATCCAAGAAGGTGGTATATCCAAATTCAGATCAGGGCCTTTGAAAAATATTGGCAAAAAAATAAATCACCGCAGAACCACGCCCAAAAAAGTTGA
- a CDS encoding diacylglycerol kinase family lipid kinase, whose product MSSPTGKKIKNIHIIINPGSGKGESILPVINASMKEAGITWEASITHKAGDAIHLAKTAVQKGIDALAVYGGDGTVMEAVSGLIGSEVPLIILPGGSANVMANELGIPKDLKEACALISQSPVEMRTFDVGHFNNLYFITGISIGFGADVVKGTNREAKNRFGILAYFFSAAEALKRLKLARYHFKIDGKKYEAQGLTCMISNAGNLGFSKISLDKHIDVNDGLLDVVVVRKANLNLFKLIIVTLLKRERPDNYELVGHWQGKDISLSSSHKQVVQCDGETLDKIPSRIKIIPAAIQVLVPKKENKPIK is encoded by the coding sequence ATGAGTTCTCCAACAGGAAAAAAAATAAAGAATATTCACATCATTATTAATCCCGGCTCCGGGAAAGGAGAGTCTATCTTGCCGGTTATCAATGCGTCCATGAAAGAAGCCGGCATTACGTGGGAAGCATCCATTACCCACAAAGCGGGCGATGCGATCCATCTTGCAAAGACCGCCGTCCAAAAAGGGATCGATGCCCTCGCTGTGTACGGCGGGGACGGCACGGTGATGGAGGCGGTCAGCGGCCTCATAGGATCAGAGGTCCCTTTGATCATTCTGCCCGGGGGATCGGCGAATGTCATGGCCAATGAACTTGGCATACCCAAAGATCTTAAGGAAGCCTGCGCGCTCATTAGCCAAAGCCCCGTCGAAATGCGGACCTTTGATGTAGGGCACTTTAATAACCTTTATTTTATTACCGGAATAAGTATCGGTTTCGGGGCAGACGTGGTCAAAGGCACGAATCGTGAGGCCAAAAATAGATTCGGCATCTTGGCCTATTTCTTTTCGGCGGCCGAGGCTTTAAAGAGACTCAAACTAGCCCGCTACCATTTTAAGATCGATGGAAAAAAATACGAAGCTCAAGGTTTGACCTGCATGATTTCTAACGCGGGGAATCTCGGGTTTAGTAAAATATCTTTAGATAAACATATAGATGTCAACGATGGGTTACTGGATGTTGTTGTCGTGCGAAAAGCGAACCTCAATCTGTTTAAGCTTATTATCGTCACTTTGCTTAAAAGAGAACGGCCGGACAATTATGAATTAGTGGGGCATTGGCAGGGCAAAGACATCAGCCTTTCCTCGAGTCACAAACAAGTAGTTCAATGTGATGGGGAGACATTAGATAAAATCCCTTCCCGTATCAAGATCATTCCGGCCGCCATCCAGGTTTTGGTTCCTAAAAAAGAAAATAAACCCATCAAATAA
- a CDS encoding glycosyltransferase, whose product MLKQAFKFMSVLVLILGLSLLCSNAFAQGAMKDKMMDKMGSEMSCTKAGLDLRLAMRKLWEDHIEYTRNYIISALADLEDVDAIAGRLLKNQDDIGNAVKPYYGEDAGNKLASLLRDHILIATEVVKAAKMGNNEDLATASKKWDANGDDIAAFLSGANPNWPKKDLTDMLKKHLELTTAEVVSRLKKDWAADIASYDEGHVHMLMFADMLTDGIVKQFPDQFKR is encoded by the coding sequence ATGTTAAAACAAGCCTTTAAATTCATGTCGGTTTTAGTCCTCATTTTGGGACTGTCATTGTTATGTTCAAACGCATTCGCGCAGGGAGCTATGAAAGACAAGATGATGGATAAAATGGGCAGCGAGATGAGTTGCACTAAGGCAGGCCTTGATCTGCGATTGGCAATGAGAAAACTCTGGGAAGATCATATTGAATATACGCGAAATTATATTATCAGTGCGCTCGCGGATCTGGAAGATGTGGATGCTATTGCCGGACGACTTCTTAAGAATCAGGATGACATCGGCAACGCGGTAAAACCGTATTATGGTGAAGATGCGGGAAATAAATTAGCGAGTCTTCTAAGAGATCATATATTAATAGCCACCGAAGTTGTCAAAGCGGCCAAGATGGGTAACAACGAAGATTTAGCGACGGCTAGCAAAAAATGGGATGCCAACGGTGACGATATCGCTGCCTTCTTAAGCGGCGCCAATCCGAATTGGCCTAAAAAAGACCTGACCGATATGCTCAAGAAACATCTAGAGCTTACGACCGCAGAGGTTGTCTCCAGGCTCAAAAAGGACTGGGCAGCGGATATAGCTTCTTATGACGAAGGCCACGTTCACATGCTTATGTTCGCCGATATGCTCACCGACGGGATCGTAAAACAGTTTCCGGATCAGTTTAAGAGATAA
- a CDS encoding alpha/beta hydrolase, whose translation MNMITMKDGTQIYYKDWGSGQPVVFSHGWPLSSDSWEAQMLFLASHGYRCIAHDRRGHGRSSQPWNGNEMNTYADDLATLMDTLDLKHTVLIGFSTGGGEVARYIGRHGTKRLAKAVLVSAVTPLMLKTAANPDGLPVDVFDGIRAASIADRSKLYKDIASGPFFGFNRPGTQISQGMIDWFWLQGMQAGHKNTLDCIKVFSETDFTEDLNKFDVPTLIIHGDDDQIVPIGAAALASAKIIKNSTLKVYKGAPHGLTDTHKEQLNADLLAFLKETTATSHRS comes from the coding sequence ATGAACATGATCACCATGAAAGATGGCACACAAATTTATTATAAGGACTGGGGCTCGGGTCAGCCCGTCGTATTTAGTCACGGGTGGCCGTTGAGTTCGGACAGCTGGGAGGCGCAAATGCTCTTTTTGGCGTCCCATGGTTATCGCTGCATCGCCCATGACCGTCGCGGTCACGGCCGGTCCAGTCAGCCATGGAATGGCAACGAAATGAACACCTACGCTGATGACCTCGCAACCCTGATGGATACATTGGACCTAAAGCATACCGTTCTGATCGGCTTCTCTACCGGCGGCGGCGAAGTCGCGCGTTACATCGGTCGTCACGGCACGAAGCGATTGGCCAAAGCCGTCTTGGTTTCAGCGGTTACGCCGCTGATGCTCAAGACCGCTGCTAATCCCGACGGCCTACCGGTTGATGTATTCGACGGAATTCGCGCCGCTTCAATTGCTGACCGCTCCAAGCTCTACAAGGATATCGCCAGCGGGCCGTTCTTCGGTTTCAACCGACCGGGCACGCAGATTTCACAGGGCATGATTGACTGGTTCTGGCTACAAGGGATGCAGGCAGGACATAAGAACACTCTAGACTGCATCAAAGTATTTTCCGAGACGGATTTTACCGAGGACCTTAATAAGTTTGACGTGCCGACGCTGATCATTCACGGTGACGATGACCAGATTGTACCGATCGGCGCCGCAGCTTTGGCCTCTGCGAAAATCATCAAGAATTCGACCCTAAAGGTATATAAAGGCGCACCTCACGGCCTGACCGACACGCACAAGGAACAACTCAACGCCGATCTTCTGGCCTTTCTTAAAGAAACTACTGCAACATCCCACAGGTCTTAA